From Vibrio aerogenes, a single genomic window includes:
- a CDS encoding pyridoxal-dependent decarboxylase, with the protein MEKTIGRPVVSGSVLSELKQFLSQGLDKVQVQDDRAIAAWFMGTKGENLDMVKNLVTRVIEETLYSRAELFPGDPAYITQEVKASAPYQQAKLDIAEKSNSLLDILTRYSVPFSSLRYQGHMTWDVTLPSVLGYLAGMLQNQNNVTPQAAPATTLLEILAANDIAQMAGFSIRPLTEENDDDQLHAWSHITCDGTVANIESVWAARELKYMPLGIKYALGVNPAWQPLSGKLKLKDGQLLARASAWQLMNLTQDESLALPGQIAQLTGEEESAVWKLLGSKYSLNAKGMSFFSHQYLQPEKIHTPAIVVPSSKHYSWVKSTSLLGMGGGQSGLSEAQLTDINVIQDDALLNIYVDHEGRVDTTLLQRVLDTCKAHKKPILLNVAVVGSTEEGAVDPVESLLAIREAYRQDTTSPFEYAIHTDAAWGGYFMACIRRPFEMNEATQPTEMFTNQSSWFRDSVYQSMCRIHQCDSVTIDPHKMGYIPYPAGSLTYRNENVINLLGFTAPYISSGGQEKGISTRNIGDSGIEGSKPGAAASAVFLSHQVIRPDQRGYGDLINQSMLNSKLFYLYMATLGSVFPDDKFRVELLHPLPQVPEEHKSELIRLLWEAQAGKEMLMNSAEVIECLRAISGDQNIVDYVFIDKQDDSEARTLALNTQLFEQLSVQPGVEVGADQIFVSMTTFHRSDYGNTFIDSLANRVYPAGVSVDAVPCIRSVILDPWAIYTHTPGQTSPFNFFTDIFFPKLRDAVNGLCVG; encoded by the coding sequence ATGGAGAAAACCATCGGCCGCCCTGTGGTTTCAGGCAGCGTATTGTCTGAGTTAAAACAGTTTCTCAGCCAGGGGCTGGACAAAGTGCAGGTTCAGGATGACAGAGCCATTGCCGCCTGGTTTATGGGCACGAAAGGCGAAAATCTGGATATGGTGAAAAATCTGGTCACCCGGGTGATTGAAGAGACCTTATACAGCCGGGCTGAGCTGTTTCCCGGTGACCCGGCTTATATTACGCAGGAAGTGAAAGCTTCGGCACCTTATCAGCAGGCGAAACTGGATATTGCTGAAAAAAGTAACAGCTTACTGGATATTCTGACCCGCTATTCAGTGCCATTTTCCAGCCTGCGTTATCAGGGGCATATGACCTGGGATGTGACTTTACCTTCTGTGCTCGGTTATCTGGCGGGGATGCTGCAAAATCAGAATAATGTGACGCCACAGGCTGCACCAGCGACCACCTTGCTGGAGATTCTGGCAGCCAACGATATCGCGCAGATGGCGGGTTTTTCGATTCGCCCTTTGACGGAGGAAAACGACGATGACCAGTTACATGCCTGGAGCCATATCACCTGTGACGGAACGGTGGCAAACATCGAAAGTGTCTGGGCGGCGCGGGAGCTGAAATATATGCCGCTGGGCATCAAATATGCGTTAGGTGTGAATCCGGCGTGGCAGCCTCTGAGTGGCAAACTAAAGCTGAAAGATGGTCAGTTACTGGCACGGGCGAGCGCATGGCAGCTGATGAATCTGACTCAGGACGAAAGTCTGGCACTGCCGGGCCAAATAGCGCAGCTTACCGGTGAGGAAGAAAGTGCCGTCTGGAAACTGTTGGGCAGTAAGTATTCACTCAATGCCAAAGGAATGAGTTTCTTCAGTCATCAGTATCTGCAACCGGAAAAGATTCATACGCCAGCGATTGTGGTGCCATCGAGTAAACATTATTCGTGGGTCAAATCTACCTCATTGCTTGGCATGGGGGGCGGGCAGTCCGGGCTGAGTGAAGCCCAGCTCACCGATATCAATGTGATTCAGGATGATGCGTTGCTTAATATTTATGTCGATCACGAAGGCCGGGTGGATACAACGCTCTTACAGCGGGTACTGGATACCTGTAAGGCGCATAAAAAACCGATCTTGCTGAATGTTGCAGTTGTCGGGAGTACGGAAGAAGGGGCGGTCGATCCGGTGGAAAGTTTGCTGGCAATCCGTGAAGCGTATCGTCAGGACACGACATCTCCGTTTGAATATGCGATTCATACCGATGCGGCGTGGGGCGGTTACTTTATGGCCTGTATCCGCAGGCCGTTTGAGATGAATGAAGCGACACAGCCCACAGAGATGTTCACCAATCAGAGCAGCTGGTTCCGTGACAGTGTTTATCAGAGCATGTGCCGGATTCACCAGTGTGACAGCGTGACCATCGACCCGCATAAAATGGGTTATATCCCTTATCCGGCAGGCAGCCTGACTTACCGCAATGAAAATGTGATTAATCTGCTTGGATTTACCGCGCCGTATATTTCATCCGGAGGTCAGGAGAAAGGCATCAGCACCCGCAATATCGGGGATTCCGGCATTGAAGGATCCAAACCCGGCGCGGCCGCTTCGGCGGTCTTTCTCAGCCATCAGGTGATTCGTCCGGATCAGCGGGGTTATGGAGATTTGATTAATCAGAGCATGCTGAACTCGAAGCTGTTCTACCTTTATATGGCAACGCTGGGCAGTGTTTTCCCTGATGATAAGTTCCGCGTTGAGCTGTTGCATCCGTTGCCGCAGGTGCCGGAAGAACATAAGTCCGAACTGATCCGCTTGCTGTGGGAAGCACAGGCCGGCAAAGAGATGTTGATGAATTCGGCAGAAGTGATTGAATGCCTGCGGGCAATCTCCGGCGATCAAAACATTGTCGATTATGTATTTATCGACAAGCAGGATGACTCAGAAGCCAGAACGTTAGCACTGAACACTCAGTTGTTTGAACAACTGAGTGTTCAGCCGGGCGTGGAAGTAGGCGCGGATCAGATCTTTGTTTCTATGACCACTTTCCACCGGTCGGACTATGGTAATACCTTTATCGATTCGCTGGCGAACCGGGTTTATCCTGCGGGCGTCTCTGTCGATGCGGTGCCGTGTATCCGTTCTGTGATTCTCGACCCGTGGGCGATCTACACACATACCCCCGGTCAAACCAGCCCGTTTAACTTCTTCACGGATATTTTCTTCCCGAAACTGCGGGATGCGGTGAATGGATTGTGTGTCGGGTGA
- a CDS encoding SDR family NAD(P)-dependent oxidoreductase codes for MKRSVLITGGNKGIGLEVTRLFLKQSYQVHVLARDFSNFEFSGVPDVHEIEFDLAETNEIADVVEEIGDIDVLINNAGMMLTRTYDDYPDEAISQTMKVNLEAPVKLMTEVSKSMIKNQYGRIVNNASVAGQIGHPDVWYGITKAGLINATKSFAKLLGPQGILVNCVAPSPVETDMLHCIPEARQAQFKSGTILNRFATDTEVAEAIRWLGIDAPDYMNGMCLDINNGSYMR; via the coding sequence ATGAAAAGATCAGTGCTGATCACCGGTGGAAACAAAGGAATCGGGCTTGAAGTCACCCGGCTGTTTTTGAAGCAGAGTTATCAGGTGCATGTGCTGGCGCGTGATTTCAGCAATTTTGAATTCTCTGGCGTACCCGATGTGCACGAGATTGAGTTCGACTTAGCCGAAACCAATGAGATTGCGGATGTGGTGGAAGAGATAGGTGATATCGATGTTCTGATTAACAATGCCGGTATGATGTTAACCCGCACTTATGATGATTACCCTGATGAAGCCATCAGCCAGACCATGAAAGTGAATCTGGAAGCACCGGTGAAGCTGATGACGGAAGTGTCCAAATCGATGATCAAAAATCAGTACGGCAGAATCGTCAACAATGCCTCTGTGGCAGGTCAGATCGGGCACCCTGACGTGTGGTATGGTATCACCAAAGCCGGGCTGATCAACGCAACCAAGAGCTTTGCTAAACTGCTCGGGCCGCAGGGAATTCTCGTTAACTGCGTCGCACCCAGCCCGGTCGAAACGGACATGCTGCACTGCATTCCCGAAGCCCGTCAGGCACAATTTAAGTCCGGCACCATTCTCAACCGGTTTGCCACCGACACCGAAGTCGCAGAAGCGATTCGCTGGCTGGGAATCGACGCACCGGACTACATGAACGGCATGTGTCTTGATATTAATAACGGGTCTTACATGCGCTGA
- a CDS encoding MbcA/ParS/Xre antitoxin family protein, with protein sequence MMNHVAHRSEHKASDQLNAIFPDVDLLTTSGYFKAVSNGVSGTNLKDIIAVISDRDIFARVMGKDKSNLSKSYRLVKLPALVGDNVIDTVRVYMQASDVYGSLALAKEWLNTPIPALGGEVPLDIMDTPAGRELVRQILRKIEYGEYS encoded by the coding sequence ATGATGAATCATGTGGCTCACCGGTCCGAACACAAGGCTTCCGACCAGCTTAATGCTATTTTCCCGGATGTTGATTTACTGACAACCTCCGGGTATTTCAAAGCGGTTTCCAACGGCGTGAGCGGCACCAATCTGAAAGACATTATTGCCGTGATTTCTGACCGGGATATTTTTGCCCGGGTGATGGGCAAAGATAAGTCCAACCTGAGCAAGAGCTACCGGCTGGTCAAACTCCCGGCTTTGGTTGGCGATAATGTGATTGATACGGTGCGGGTGTATATGCAGGCCAGCGACGTTTATGGCTCATTAGCGCTGGCAAAAGAGTGGCTGAACACACCGATTCCGGCACTGGGCGGTGAAGTGCCGCTGGATATAATGGACACGCCCGCCGGACGCGAACTGGTACGACAAATATTACGTAAGATCGAATACGGCGAATATTCATAA
- a CDS encoding RES family NAD+ phosphorylase gives MKLYRVTNKCFADVYSGRGASFDDGARWNSAGHPVIYFALDMGTALVEAANYHPTPRLVPASHCKAIYNVSPEIAIKRLDQQQLPEDWQTMPYPQSTQQIGDEFLQSQQALLLLVPSVAVGIGELSVAVANPLHPQISHITLEEIIQPVYSPRMFSGLRS, from the coding sequence ATGAAGCTCTACCGGGTCACAAACAAGTGCTTTGCCGATGTTTACTCTGGCCGCGGAGCCAGTTTTGATGATGGTGCCCGCTGGAACAGCGCCGGTCATCCGGTGATCTATTTCGCGCTGGATATGGGCACCGCGCTGGTAGAAGCCGCGAATTATCACCCCACCCCACGGCTGGTGCCCGCATCGCACTGCAAAGCGATTTACAACGTCTCACCGGAGATCGCCATCAAACGGCTGGATCAGCAACAACTGCCCGAAGACTGGCAAACCATGCCTTACCCGCAAAGCACCCAACAGATTGGCGATGAATTTTTACAATCGCAGCAAGCCCTGCTGTTGTTGGTGCCGAGCGTTGCGGTTGGCATCGGTGAACTCTCCGTTGCCGTCGCCAACCCGCTCCATCCGCAAATCAGTCACATCACACTGGAAGAGATCATTCAGCCGGTGTATTCACCGCGGATGTTCAGCGGGCTCAGATCTTAA
- the apbC gene encoding iron-sulfur cluster carrier protein ApbC translates to MAYPIPGELVAWLNQFSHTSLIADWASQPGIIRAQSETVFHIDLPFAATSLQQELRQWLAVNQPPAQYEINVHVAPKALVTHVEQPLKGVKNIIAVTSAKGGVGKSTTAVNLALALAASGAKTGLLDADIYGPSVPMMLGTMDADISVKDGKWMLPVEAHGLYNHSIGYLIDKNDAAIWRGPMASKALGQLVNDTLWPDLDYLVIDMPPGTGDIQLTLSQQIPVTGAIVVTTPQDLALADARKGVTMFNQVEVPVVGLVENMSYHRCSACGHKEYIFGTGGAEKMAQTYGLSLLAQIPLHLHVREDIDAGRPTVVARPDSEHTQLYLQLAEQIASRMYWTGKVKPESIDIAVVG, encoded by the coding sequence ATGGCGTATCCCATTCCGGGCGAGCTGGTGGCCTGGCTCAATCAATTTTCCCATACAAGCCTCATTGCAGACTGGGCCTCACAGCCCGGTATCATTCGTGCTCAAAGCGAGACTGTTTTTCATATTGACCTGCCGTTTGCGGCGACATCCCTGCAACAGGAACTGCGTCAGTGGCTGGCGGTCAATCAGCCACCTGCGCAGTATGAAATCAATGTTCATGTGGCACCCAAAGCTCTGGTGACGCATGTTGAGCAGCCGCTGAAAGGGGTGAAAAACATTATTGCGGTCACCTCAGCCAAAGGCGGGGTCGGGAAATCGACCACGGCGGTGAACCTGGCGCTGGCACTGGCAGCATCCGGGGCGAAAACCGGATTACTGGATGCGGATATTTACGGGCCGTCAGTGCCAATGATGCTGGGCACGATGGATGCGGATATTTCTGTCAAAGATGGTAAGTGGATGCTGCCGGTGGAAGCACACGGTCTTTATAATCACTCGATTGGTTATTTGATCGATAAAAATGATGCGGCGATCTGGCGTGGGCCGATGGCTTCCAAAGCGTTGGGTCAGCTGGTCAATGACACCTTATGGCCGGACCTGGATTATCTGGTGATCGACATGCCACCAGGCACCGGTGATATTCAGCTGACGCTGTCACAGCAGATTCCGGTGACCGGCGCAATTGTGGTGACCACGCCGCAGGATTTAGCGCTGGCCGATGCCCGCAAAGGGGTGACCATGTTCAATCAGGTGGAAGTTCCGGTGGTCGGGCTGGTGGAAAATATGAGTTATCACCGTTGCAGTGCCTGCGGTCATAAAGAATATATCTTCGGTACCGGCGGCGCAGAGAAGATGGCGCAAACCTATGGTTTATCGCTGCTGGCACAAATTCCGCTGCACCTGCATGTGCGGGAAGACATCGACGCCGGTCGCCCGACTGTTGTCGCAAGGCCGGATAGCGAGCACACACAACTTTATCTGCAACTGGCAGAGCAAATCGCCAGCCGGATGTACTGGACCGGAAAAGTGAAGCCGGAAAGTATTGATATTGCGGTTGTTGGGTGA
- the metG gene encoding methionine--tRNA ligase: MATEPRKILVTCALPYANGPIHLGHMLEHIQADIWVRYQRLKGNEIHFICADDAHGTPIMLRAQQMGITPEAMIASASEEHQKDFAGFNISYDNYHSTHSEENREISSYIYQQLKANGFISSRTISQLYDPEKEMFLPDRFVKGTCPKCKSEDQYGDNCDACGETYSPTDLINPKSAVSGATPVMKDSEHFFFDLPQFESMLKEWTRSGSLQTETANKMQEWFESGLQQWDISRDAPYFGFEIPGEEGKYFYVWLDAPIGYMGSFKNLCDKRGDLNFDEYWNKDSKTELYHFIGKDIVYFHSLFWPAMLEGSGFRKPDNVFVHGYVTVNGAKMSKSKGTFVKAATYLNHMDPECLRYYYAAKLNSRIDDLDLNLEDFSQRVNSDIVNKIVNLASRNAGFITKRFGGQLSANVAEPALYQSFIDTAEKIGEYFETREFGRAIREITALADKANQYVDEKAPWVIAKEAGKDQELQDICSMGINLFRVLITYLKPVMPELAARSEAFLNETLDWNVIAKPLVSHEISKFKALFSRIEPKTIEAMIEASKEDAAAEKAITQKKPAAEAETELSKDPIADEIEFDDFAKVDLRIAKIISCEEVPKANKLLKLELDIGGETRQVFSGIKSAYKAEELVGKYTVMVANLKPRKMKFGMSEGMVLAAGPGGSDIWLLEPHEGAQPGMRVM; encoded by the coding sequence ATGGCAACTGAACCGAGAAAAATTCTGGTAACCTGCGCCCTTCCATATGCTAACGGTCCGATTCATTTAGGCCACATGTTAGAGCATATTCAGGCGGATATCTGGGTACGTTACCAGCGCCTGAAAGGCAATGAGATCCATTTTATTTGTGCGGATGATGCTCACGGCACGCCGATTATGCTCAGAGCACAACAAATGGGAATCACGCCTGAAGCGATGATTGCATCGGCCAGTGAAGAGCACCAGAAAGATTTCGCCGGATTTAACATCAGCTATGATAATTATCACAGCACCCACAGCGAAGAGAACCGCGAAATCTCTTCTTATATTTACCAGCAGTTAAAAGCCAATGGCTTTATCTCCAGCCGGACGATTTCTCAGCTGTATGATCCGGAAAAAGAGATGTTTCTGCCGGACCGTTTTGTCAAGGGCACCTGTCCGAAATGTAAGTCAGAAGATCAATACGGCGATAACTGCGATGCCTGTGGTGAAACTTACAGCCCGACTGATCTGATTAATCCGAAATCTGCCGTTTCCGGCGCGACGCCGGTGATGAAAGATTCCGAACACTTCTTCTTTGATTTACCACAGTTTGAAAGCATGCTCAAAGAATGGACCCGCTCCGGCTCACTGCAAACCGAAACCGCCAACAAAATGCAGGAATGGTTTGAATCCGGCCTGCAGCAGTGGGATATCTCCCGCGATGCACCTTATTTCGGCTTTGAAATTCCGGGTGAAGAAGGCAAATATTTCTATGTTTGGCTGGATGCCCCGATTGGTTACATGGGCTCATTTAAAAACCTGTGTGACAAACGCGGCGATTTAAACTTTGACGAGTACTGGAATAAAGACAGCAAAACAGAGCTGTATCATTTCATCGGTAAAGACATCGTTTACTTCCACAGCCTGTTCTGGCCTGCAATGCTGGAAGGTTCAGGCTTCCGCAAGCCTGACAATGTGTTTGTTCACGGCTATGTCACGGTCAACGGCGCGAAAATGTCGAAGTCCAAAGGGACATTCGTCAAAGCGGCGACGTATCTGAATCATATGGATCCCGAGTGTCTGCGCTATTACTATGCTGCCAAACTGAACAGCCGCATTGATGATCTGGATCTGAATCTGGAAGACTTCAGTCAGCGGGTGAACTCAGATATCGTCAACAAGATTGTCAATCTGGCATCGAGAAACGCAGGTTTTATCACCAAACGTTTTGGCGGTCAGCTTTCTGCCAATGTTGCCGAACCTGCCCTGTATCAATCATTCATCGATACCGCAGAAAAAATCGGTGAATATTTTGAAACCCGTGAGTTTGGCCGGGCCATCCGTGAAATTACGGCTCTGGCAGATAAAGCCAACCAGTATGTCGATGAAAAAGCGCCGTGGGTGATTGCCAAAGAAGCAGGCAAAGATCAGGAATTGCAGGATATCTGCTCAATGGGCATCAACCTGTTCCGTGTGCTCATCACTTATCTGAAACCGGTGATGCCAGAACTGGCGGCCCGTAGTGAAGCCTTCCTCAATGAAACGCTGGACTGGAATGTGATTGCCAAACCACTGGTCAGCCATGAAATCAGCAAGTTCAAAGCGCTGTTCAGCCGGATCGAGCCAAAGACAATCGAAGCCATGATTGAAGCCTCGAAAGAAGATGCGGCGGCAGAAAAAGCCATCACTCAAAAAAAACCGGCAGCAGAAGCGGAAACAGAGCTGTCCAAAGACCCGATCGCGGATGAAATCGAATTTGATGATTTTGCCAAAGTTGATCTGCGGATTGCGAAAATCATTTCCTGCGAAGAAGTGCCAAAAGCCAACAAGCTGCTGAAACTGGAACTGGATATCGGTGGTGAAACCCGTCAGGTATTCTCCGGCATCAAATCGGCTTATAAAGCCGAAGAGCTGGTGGGCAAATATACCGTGATGGTGGCCAACCTGAAGCCGCGTAAAATGAAATTCGGCATGTCTGAAGGCATGGTTTTAGCCGCTGGCCCTGGTGGCAGTGATATCTGGCTGCTTGAACCTCATGAAGGTGCGCAGCCGGGTATGCGCGTGATGTAA
- the udp gene encoding uridine phosphorylase codes for MSDAVFHLGVTQADLGGATVAILPGDPERVKKIADQMDEPVFLASHREFTIYRALIDNKPVIVCSTGIGGPSTSIAVEELAQLGVRTFLRVGTTGAIQPDVNVGDLIVTTGAVRLDGASQHFAPMEFPAVADFDAMVALKAAAEEEGTVHTGITASSDTFYPGQERYDTFSGRVVKRFQGSVAEWQSMGVLNFEMEAATLFTMCSSSGLRGGCIAGVIINRTQKEIPDHAIIKDIEARSIRAVVGAARRLL; via the coding sequence ATGTCTGATGCTGTTTTTCATCTTGGAGTGACGCAAGCCGATCTGGGTGGCGCAACAGTCGCAATTTTGCCGGGTGATCCGGAGCGGGTAAAGAAAATTGCGGATCAGATGGATGAACCGGTCTTTCTGGCCAGCCATCGTGAATTTACGATTTACCGGGCCCTGATTGATAATAAGCCGGTGATCGTTTGCTCAACCGGGATTGGTGGACCATCGACATCTATTGCTGTGGAAGAGCTGGCTCAGCTTGGTGTCAGAACTTTTCTGCGGGTCGGCACAACCGGGGCGATTCAGCCTGATGTGAATGTAGGTGACCTGATTGTGACCACCGGTGCGGTGCGTCTGGATGGTGCCAGCCAGCATTTTGCGCCGATGGAATTTCCGGCGGTTGCCGACTTTGATGCCATGGTTGCTCTTAAAGCAGCGGCTGAAGAAGAAGGGACGGTTCATACCGGGATCACAGCGTCCAGTGATACTTTCTATCCGGGACAGGAGCGCTATGACACATTCTCAGGCCGGGTTGTCAAACGCTTTCAGGGCTCAGTGGCTGAGTGGCAGTCAATGGGAGTGCTGAACTTTGAAATGGAAGCTGCCACCCTGTTTACCATGTGCAGCAGTTCAGGTCTGCGAGGTGGATGTATTGCCGGTGTGATTATTAACCGGACACAAAAAGAAATTCCTGATCACGCCATCATCAAGGATATTGAAGCCAGATCGATTCGTGCTGTCGTTGGTGCGGCCCGTCGCTTACTCTGA
- a CDS encoding CBS domain-containing protein — translation MDSLKVKDYMTRHPVTFDSGMTLSIALEKVIHSEHFGGPVVDESGKVIGFLSEQDLLDKLVKVGYHCQDTHVVGDCMNREVCAVSPELSIIELAHMMKVGRPKVYPVIEEEDNRLVGLITRRSVLKAIEKSLVACFQHQV, via the coding sequence ATGGACTCACTGAAAGTTAAAGATTATATGACGCGTCACCCGGTGACGTTTGATTCCGGAATGACGTTGTCTATTGCACTGGAAAAAGTGATTCACTCCGAACACTTTGGCGGTCCGGTTGTGGATGAATCCGGTAAGGTGATTGGCTTCCTGTCTGAGCAGGACTTGCTGGATAAACTGGTGAAAGTGGGTTATCACTGTCAGGATACCCATGTGGTTGGTGATTGTATGAATCGGGAAGTGTGTGCTGTCTCTCCTGAGTTATCGATTATTGAACTGGCACATATGATGAAAGTGGGCCGGCCAAAAGTGTATCCGGTGATTGAAGAAGAAGACAACCGTCTGGTCGGACTTATCACCCGTCGCTCTGTGCTCAAAGCGATTGAAAAATCTCTCGTTGCCTGTTTTCAACATCAGGTTTAG
- the moaE gene encoding molybdopterin synthase catalytic subunit MoaE, with amino-acid sequence MAHIIRVQQEDFSVGEEYERLSQDPAAGAVATFVGKVRNHNLGEPVSGLALEHYPGMTEKVLEDICDQAASKWPLLQICVIHRVGRIRTGEQIVFVGVSSAHRNAAFAACEFIMDILKTKVPFWKKEWADTGDRWLDSRESDHQAAQRWEEN; translated from the coding sequence ATGGCGCATATAATCCGGGTTCAGCAGGAAGATTTCTCTGTTGGTGAAGAATATGAGCGATTATCTCAGGATCCGGCAGCCGGGGCTGTCGCCACTTTTGTCGGAAAAGTCCGTAATCACAATCTGGGTGAGCCAGTGTCAGGTCTGGCGCTTGAGCATTATCCCGGCATGACCGAAAAAGTGCTGGAGGACATCTGTGATCAGGCGGCCAGTAAATGGCCTCTGCTGCAAATTTGTGTGATTCACCGGGTAGGACGCATCCGGACCGGAGAGCAAATTGTTTTTGTCGGTGTCAGTAGTGCGCACCGCAACGCTGCATTTGCTGCCTGTGAGTTCATTATGGATATTCTGAAAACCAAAGTACCCTTCTGGAAAAAAGAGTGGGCTGATACCGGTGACCGCTGGCTGGATTCGCGGGAGAGCGATCATCAGGCGGCACAGCGGTGGGAAGAAAACTGA
- the moaD gene encoding molybdopterin synthase sulfur carrier subunit, whose amino-acid sequence MIKVLFFAQTREILGLDEIEVEGHFATVQALRDSLATRSDKWALAMEPERLLMAVNQTIVQPEASVADGDEVAFFPPVTGG is encoded by the coding sequence ATGATTAAAGTTTTATTCTTTGCGCAGACCAGAGAAATACTGGGTCTGGATGAAATTGAAGTGGAAGGACATTTTGCAACAGTTCAGGCGCTGCGGGACTCACTGGCAACACGGTCAGATAAATGGGCACTGGCGATGGAACCCGAGAGACTTTTGATGGCAGTGAACCAGACGATTGTACAGCCTGAAGCTTCAGTGGCTGACGGGGATGAAGTTGCTTTCTTTCCGCCGGTCACAGGAGGTTGA
- the moaC gene encoding cyclic pyranopterin monophosphate synthase MoaC: MSELTHVNTAGEANMVDVSAKAETVREARAEAWVHMSAETLTLIISGGHHKGDVFATARIAGIQAAKRTWDLIPLCHPLLLSKAEVRLEACEEKSAVRIESVCRLTGKTGVEMEALTAASVAALTVYDMCKAIQKDMVISQVRLLEKSGGKSGDFKVAL, translated from the coding sequence ATGTCTGAACTGACTCATGTCAATACTGCCGGTGAAGCCAACATGGTCGATGTTTCTGCGAAAGCTGAAACCGTCAGGGAAGCCAGAGCTGAAGCCTGGGTACATATGTCTGCAGAAACGCTGACACTGATTATTTCCGGTGGCCATCATAAAGGGGACGTGTTCGCCACCGCACGGATTGCCGGTATTCAGGCCGCAAAACGCACGTGGGATTTGATCCCTTTGTGCCATCCGCTGTTGCTGTCTAAAGCAGAAGTCCGGCTGGAAGCCTGTGAAGAAAAATCAGCGGTGCGGATCGAATCTGTATGTCGCCTGACAGGAAAAACCGGCGTGGAAATGGAAGCGCTGACTGCGGCATCGGTCGCCGCATTAACCGTTTACGACATGTGTAAAGCCATCCAGAAAGATATGGTGATCAGTCAGGTTCGTTTGCTGGAAAAATCCGGCGGGAAATCAGGTGATTTTAAGGTGGCATTATGA
- the moaB gene encoding molybdenum cofactor biosynthesis protein B, with amino-acid sequence MGHAQSEFKPAKIAVLTVSDTRTEENDTSGQYLAQALKDAGHQLADKQIVIDDKYKIRAVISNWIADDNVQAVLITGGTGFTSRDSTPEAVLPLFDKEVEGFGELFRMVSYEEIGTSTIQSRAFAGFANHTVIFAMPGSTNACKTAWTRVIEQQMDASHRPCNFMPHLGK; translated from the coding sequence ATGGGTCATGCACAATCAGAGTTCAAACCAGCAAAAATTGCGGTATTAACCGTTTCTGACACACGCACCGAAGAAAACGATACTTCAGGGCAGTATCTGGCACAAGCGCTGAAAGATGCCGGACATCAACTGGCAGACAAGCAAATTGTGATTGACGATAAATATAAAATCCGCGCAGTCATTTCAAACTGGATTGCCGATGACAATGTTCAGGCTGTTCTGATCACCGGTGGTACCGGCTTCACCAGCCGCGACAGTACACCGGAAGCTGTATTGCCACTGTTTGATAAAGAAGTGGAAGGGTTTGGTGAATTGTTCCGGATGGTGTCTTATGAAGAAATTGGTACATCAACCATTCAGTCGCGGGCATTTGCCGGGTTTGCCAACCATACCGTCATATTTGCGATGCCGGGTTCAACCAATGCCTGTAAAACGGCCTGGACAAGAGTGATTGAACAGCAGATGGATGCCTCTCATCGTCCGTGTAACTTTATGCCGCATCTGGGGAAATAA